From Cellulomonas dongxiuzhuiae, the proteins below share one genomic window:
- a CDS encoding NADH-quinone oxidoreductase subunit M, with protein MSNFPWLTALVVLPLLGAAALWLLPAGARARARTVALGFALAEVLLAVAAFAAFDTADAAAHQLVETAPWIPALGVSWALGVDGVGLALIGMSVVLVPLVVLAAWREQGSTDGPTDRLRHYLALVLLLEAFIVLVFAARDVFLFYVVFEAMLIPVYFMIGAFGGAQRRYAAVKFLLYSLAGGLVMLVGVIALYLQGPGGPEGFLVENLVGLDLDPTVEKWLFLSFFLAFAIKAPMFPVHTWLPDAAQQAPAGTSTLLVGVLDKVGTFGMLTLCLPLFPAASRWAAPVIIVLAVVSILYGALLAIGQKDMMRLVAYTSVSHFGFIVLGIFAFTSTSIAGSSFYMVNHGLSTGALFLLVGFLAARRGSQQIVDFGGLQKVVPVLAGLFLVVGLSALSLPGLSTFVSEFLVIVGTFARHPAAAVVATLGVVLAAIYVLWLYQRVFTGPVRPELATMTDVDARERWVVGPLIALMLVLGFVPGPALDLVRPPAQESVGQLGVDDVQPATTTAGTEGSDQ; from the coding sequence ATGTCGAACTTCCCCTGGCTCACCGCGCTGGTGGTGCTGCCGCTGCTCGGCGCCGCGGCCCTGTGGCTGCTGCCCGCCGGTGCCCGTGCGCGTGCGCGGACGGTCGCGCTCGGGTTCGCGCTCGCCGAGGTCCTGCTCGCGGTCGCGGCCTTCGCGGCCTTCGACACGGCCGACGCCGCGGCCCACCAGCTCGTCGAGACCGCGCCCTGGATCCCGGCGCTCGGGGTCTCGTGGGCGCTCGGCGTCGACGGTGTCGGTCTCGCGCTGATCGGCATGTCGGTGGTCCTGGTGCCGCTGGTGGTGCTGGCGGCGTGGCGCGAGCAGGGCTCCACGGACGGTCCCACCGACCGGTTGCGGCACTACCTGGCGCTCGTCCTGCTGCTCGAGGCGTTCATCGTCCTGGTGTTCGCGGCGCGCGACGTCTTCCTGTTCTACGTCGTCTTCGAGGCGATGCTCATCCCCGTCTACTTCATGATCGGCGCGTTCGGCGGTGCCCAGCGGCGCTACGCCGCCGTGAAGTTCCTGCTGTACTCGCTGGCCGGCGGGCTCGTCATGCTCGTGGGCGTCATCGCGCTGTACCTGCAGGGCCCGGGCGGTCCCGAGGGCTTCCTCGTGGAGAACCTCGTCGGCCTCGACCTCGACCCGACGGTCGAGAAGTGGCTGTTCCTGTCGTTCTTCCTGGCCTTCGCCATCAAGGCGCCGATGTTCCCCGTGCACACCTGGCTGCCCGACGCGGCGCAGCAGGCGCCGGCCGGGACGTCGACGCTGCTGGTCGGCGTGCTCGACAAGGTCGGCACGTTCGGGATGCTCACGCTGTGCCTGCCGCTGTTCCCGGCGGCGTCCCGCTGGGCCGCTCCCGTGATCATCGTGCTCGCGGTCGTGTCGATCCTGTACGGGGCGCTGCTGGCCATCGGCCAGAAGGACATGATGCGCCTGGTCGCCTACACGTCCGTGTCGCACTTCGGGTTCATCGTCCTGGGGATCTTCGCCTTCACGTCGACCTCGATCGCCGGCTCGTCGTTCTACATGGTCAACCACGGGCTCTCGACGGGTGCGCTGTTCCTGCTCGTCGGGTTCCTCGCCGCGCGGCGCGGCTCGCAGCAGATCGTCGACTTCGGCGGCCTGCAGAAGGTCGTGCCGGTGCTCGCCGGCCTGTTCCTCGTGGTCGGCCTGTCGGCCCTGTCCCTGCCGGGGCTCTCGACGTTCGTCAGCGAGTTCCTCGTCATCGTCGGCACCTTCGCGCGTCACCCGGCGGCAGCGGTCGTCGCGACGCTCGGCGTCGTGCTCGCCGCGATCTACGTCCTGTGGCTCTACCAGCGCGTGTTCACCGGACCCGTCCGGCCCGAGCTCGCGACCATGACCGACGTCGACGCGCGCGAGCGCTGGGTCGTCGGGCCGCTCATCGCGCTCATGCTGGTCCTCGGGTTCGTGCCCGGGCCGGCGCTCGACCTGGTCCGGCCGCCCGCGCAGGAGAGCGTCGGGCAGCTCGGCGTCGACGACGTGCAGCCCGCGACGACCACCGCCGGTACCGAAGGGAGTGACCAGTGA
- the nuoI gene encoding NADH-quinone oxidoreductase subunit NuoI: MAEQRKKRPAPGASAPGGQVQPTPRTGGAVDRPSSEYESLIEKRSGLSELLAPVAGFGVTFANMFKPTVTEQYPREQVPTKPRYHGRHQLNRYADGLEKCIGCELCAWACPADAIYVEGGDNTPDAQFSPGERYGRVYQINYLRCIFCGLCIEACPTRALTMTNEYELAGPTRPGMIWEKQDLLAPLRSGQLAAPHPMVEGTSDTDYYRGEVTGVTDDQVAWVTEHRPDDPTLPENAAKGATVPDLGETRLAQRAITAGAHRQGGAR, translated from the coding sequence GTGGCTGAGCAGCGCAAGAAGAGGCCCGCGCCCGGCGCGTCCGCGCCCGGTGGCCAGGTGCAGCCCACGCCGCGCACGGGCGGGGCCGTCGACCGCCCGTCGTCCGAGTACGAGTCGCTCATCGAGAAGCGCTCGGGCCTGAGCGAGCTGCTCGCGCCCGTGGCCGGCTTCGGCGTGACGTTCGCGAACATGTTCAAGCCCACGGTGACGGAGCAGTACCCGCGCGAGCAGGTGCCCACCAAGCCGCGCTACCACGGCCGGCACCAGCTCAACCGCTACGCCGACGGCCTCGAGAAGTGCATCGGCTGCGAGCTGTGCGCGTGGGCGTGCCCCGCGGACGCGATCTACGTCGAGGGCGGCGACAACACCCCGGACGCGCAGTTCTCGCCGGGGGAGCGGTACGGCCGCGTCTACCAGATCAACTACCTGCGCTGCATCTTCTGCGGCCTGTGCATCGAGGCGTGCCCCACGCGCGCCCTGACGATGACCAACGAGTACGAGCTCGCCGGTCCGACGCGCCCCGGGATGATCTGGGAGAAGCAGGACCTGCTCGCGCCGCTGCGCTCGGGCCAGCTCGCCGCGCCGCACCCGATGGTCGAGGGGACGTCCGACACGGACTACTACCGCGGCGAGGTCACCGGGGTCACGGACGACCAGGTCGCCTGGGTCACGGAGCACCGGCCGGACGACCCGACGCTGCCCGAGAACGCCGCGAAGGGCGCCACGGTCCCCGACCTCGGCGAGACGCGTCTCGCGCAGCGCGCGATCACGGCGGGCGCGCACCGCCAGGGGGGTGCCAGGTGA
- the nuoK gene encoding NADH-quinone oxidoreductase subunit NuoK, translating to MSLTHYLVLAAILFAIGATTVLLRRNAIIVFMGVELMLNSTNLLLVTFARLHGNLSGQVLAFFVMVVAAAEVVVGLAIIVSIFRTRRSASVDDVNLLKS from the coding sequence GTGAGCCTCACCCACTACCTGGTGCTGGCCGCGATCCTGTTCGCGATCGGCGCGACCACGGTGCTGCTGCGGCGCAACGCGATCATCGTGTTCATGGGCGTCGAGCTCATGCTCAACTCGACCAACCTGCTGCTCGTGACGTTCGCGCGCCTGCACGGCAACCTCTCCGGCCAGGTGCTCGCGTTCTTCGTCATGGTCGTCGCGGCGGCCGAGGTGGTCGTCGGTCTGGCGATCATCGTCTCCATCTTCCGGACCAGGCGCTCGGCGTCGGTCGACGACGTCAACCTGCTGAAGAGCTGA
- the nuoH gene encoding NADH-quinone oxidoreductase subunit NuoH, protein MSGLATALGALPSAVGDGTVGAVSADFSQDVFWVWLLKAVAIIVFLLTSVLIAIWFERRVVGRMQLRPGPNVHGPLGLLQSLADAMKLLVKEDVTVRAADKLVYILAPMIAVLCSLLVYAVIPFGPEVSIFGVVTPLQLTDFSVAVLYILACAAVGVYGIVLGGWSSNSTYPLLGGVRSTAQVISYELAMGLSLVSVFIMAGSMSTSQIVNSQTQMWWFLPLLPAFVIYVISMVGETNRLPFDLPEAEGELVGGYTTEYSSMKFAWFFLAEYINMLNVSAVATTLFFGGWRAPWPISAINDGMFNTGWWPVLWFVAKVWLFMFLFVWIRGSVLRFRYDQFMKIGWKILIPAALVWVVCVTLVQAARQLWDVDLRTLLFGLAGVVVVGLVLSFLVPEKKPEPAPEPTEPQDFDPFADGYPVPPLPGQVLPPSPRAQRRLAATAADDPSEPETPLEVRGG, encoded by the coding sequence ATGAGCGGGCTGGCCACGGCGCTGGGTGCGCTGCCGAGCGCGGTCGGTGACGGGACGGTCGGCGCGGTCTCGGCGGACTTCAGCCAGGACGTGTTCTGGGTGTGGCTGCTCAAGGCCGTCGCGATCATCGTGTTCCTGCTGACCAGCGTCCTCATCGCCATCTGGTTCGAGCGGCGGGTCGTGGGACGCATGCAGCTGCGCCCCGGGCCCAACGTGCACGGGCCGCTCGGCCTGCTGCAGTCGCTCGCGGACGCCATGAAGCTCCTGGTCAAGGAGGACGTCACCGTCCGGGCGGCGGACAAGCTCGTCTACATCCTCGCGCCGATGATCGCGGTGCTGTGCTCGCTGCTGGTGTACGCGGTCATCCCGTTCGGGCCCGAGGTGAGCATCTTCGGGGTCGTCACGCCGCTGCAGCTCACCGACTTCTCGGTGGCCGTCCTGTACATCCTGGCGTGCGCGGCGGTCGGCGTGTACGGCATCGTCCTGGGCGGCTGGTCCTCCAACTCGACGTACCCGCTGCTCGGCGGTGTCCGCTCGACGGCGCAGGTCATCTCCTACGAGCTCGCGATGGGCCTGTCCCTGGTGAGCGTGTTCATCATGGCCGGGTCGATGTCGACGTCGCAGATCGTCAACTCCCAGACGCAGATGTGGTGGTTCCTGCCGCTGCTGCCCGCGTTCGTCATCTACGTCATCTCGATGGTCGGCGAGACCAACCGCCTGCCGTTCGACCTGCCCGAGGCCGAGGGCGAGCTCGTCGGCGGGTACACCACCGAGTACTCGTCGATGAAGTTCGCGTGGTTCTTCCTCGCCGAGTACATCAACATGCTCAACGTGTCGGCGGTCGCCACCACGCTGTTCTTCGGCGGCTGGCGCGCCCCGTGGCCGATCTCGGCCATCAACGACGGCATGTTCAACACCGGCTGGTGGCCCGTCCTGTGGTTCGTCGCCAAGGTCTGGCTGTTCATGTTCCTGTTCGTGTGGATCCGCGGCTCGGTGCTGCGCTTCCGCTACGACCAGTTCATGAAGATCGGCTGGAAGATCCTCATCCCGGCGGCCCTCGTCTGGGTCGTGTGCGTGACGCTCGTGCAGGCCGCGCGCCAGCTGTGGGACGTCGACCTGCGCACGCTGCTGTTCGGGCTCGCGGGCGTCGTCGTGGTGGGCCTCGTGCTCTCCTTCCTGGTGCCGGAGAAGAAGCCCGAGCCGGCGCCCGAGCCCACGGAGCCGCAGGACTTCGACCCCTTCGCCGACGGCTACCCGGTGCCGCCGCTGCCGGGGCAGGTCCTGCCCCCGTCCCCCCGCGCGCAGCGCCGCCTCGCGGCGACCGCCGCCGACGACCCGTCCGAACCCGAGACCCCGCTGGAGGTGCGCGGTGGCTGA
- a CDS encoding NADH-quinone oxidoreductase subunit G, which translates to MTTTTPRPTDTTPLVPAAPPTVAPEPAATVTFTVDGIETTVPKGTLVIRAAEQLGIQIPRFCDHPLLAPAGACRQCLVEVWAPGRDGNVAKMPKPQASCTLEATPGMQVKTQHTSPEADKAQHGVMELLLINHPLDCPVCDKGGECPLQNQAMSNGRAATRFVDVKRTFPKPIAISTQVLLDRERCILCQRCTRFSEEIAGDVWIDLQKRGAAQQIGTFDTRVLGFAGDAPVGASTLDTSGRPFASYFSGNTVQICPVGALTSAAYRFRSRPFDLVSAASIAEHDANGSAIRVDHRRGVVLRRLAGDDPAVNQEWITDKDRFAFHWQSAPDRVTTPLVRRPLADGTRGELEPCSWTEALDTAAAGLRGATVGVLPGGRLTLEDAYAYSKLARTVLGTNDVDHRARPHSAEEETFLGHHVAGRTLRVTFGDLVAAPAVLCVGYEPEEEGGIAFLRLRSSVVAGRTRVFAVAALASRGIERLDGTLLAAAPGTEPEVLDAITTGADDVLGATADALGAEGSVILVGERAATVPGALTAVLRLAERTGARVAWIPRRAGERGAIEAGTLPTLLPGGRPVADPSARVDVAAVWGVDDLPTTPGRSADEILAAAAAGRLGALVVGGVDPADHADPVLARAALDAVPFLVSLEVRRSEVTDRADVVLPVAPPVEKAGTFVTWEGRPRPFAQVLTTTHLSDFRVLDRLADAMGADLGLLTLADVHAELDQLGGWDGGRVEQPATSPAEPPAVPPGHAVLATWHQLLDAGRLQDGEPYLAGTAKQPVARVSPVTAQAAGLADGDDVAVSTDRGTVTAAVQVTDMADHVVWLPTNPRGAAVRDVLGGVGGTVVRLAPAGRSDAPGVTAHAGSGLTGDTAEAVAGVRVDEEERA; encoded by the coding sequence ATGACCACCACGACCCCGAGGCCCACCGACACGACACCGCTGGTGCCGGCCGCGCCGCCCACCGTGGCGCCCGAGCCGGCGGCGACGGTGACGTTCACCGTCGACGGCATCGAGACGACCGTGCCGAAGGGCACGCTCGTCATCCGTGCCGCCGAGCAGCTCGGCATCCAGATCCCGCGCTTCTGCGACCACCCGCTGCTCGCGCCCGCCGGTGCCTGCCGCCAGTGCCTCGTCGAGGTGTGGGCGCCCGGGCGTGACGGCAACGTCGCCAAGATGCCCAAGCCGCAGGCGTCCTGCACCCTCGAGGCGACGCCCGGCATGCAGGTCAAGACGCAGCACACGTCGCCCGAGGCCGACAAGGCGCAGCACGGCGTCATGGAGCTGCTGCTCATCAACCACCCGCTCGACTGCCCGGTCTGCGACAAGGGCGGCGAGTGCCCCCTGCAGAACCAGGCGATGAGCAACGGGCGCGCCGCGACGCGGTTCGTCGACGTCAAGCGCACGTTCCCCAAGCCGATCGCGATCTCGACGCAGGTCCTGCTCGACCGTGAGCGGTGCATCCTGTGCCAGCGCTGCACGCGGTTCTCCGAGGAGATCGCGGGCGACGTGTGGATCGACCTGCAGAAGCGGGGCGCGGCGCAGCAGATCGGCACGTTCGACACCCGGGTGCTGGGCTTCGCGGGCGACGCGCCCGTGGGTGCGTCCACGCTCGACACGAGCGGCCGGCCGTTCGCGTCGTACTTCTCCGGCAACACCGTGCAGATCTGCCCGGTCGGCGCGCTGACGTCGGCGGCCTACCGGTTCCGCTCGCGGCCGTTCGACCTCGTGTCGGCGGCGTCGATCGCCGAGCACGACGCCAACGGGTCCGCGATCCGTGTCGACCACCGGCGCGGCGTGGTGCTGCGGCGCCTCGCGGGCGACGACCCGGCGGTCAACCAGGAGTGGATCACCGACAAGGACCGGTTCGCGTTCCACTGGCAGTCCGCCCCCGACCGCGTCACGACGCCGCTCGTGCGCCGGCCGCTGGCCGACGGCACGCGGGGCGAGCTCGAGCCGTGCTCGTGGACCGAGGCGCTGGACACGGCGGCCGCCGGGCTGCGGGGCGCGACCGTGGGCGTGCTGCCCGGCGGGCGGCTCACGCTCGAGGACGCCTACGCGTACTCCAAGCTCGCGCGCACCGTGCTCGGCACCAACGACGTCGACCACCGCGCGCGTCCGCACTCGGCGGAGGAGGAGACCTTCCTCGGTCACCACGTCGCGGGTCGCACGCTGCGGGTGACGTTCGGCGACCTGGTCGCCGCACCGGCCGTGCTGTGCGTCGGGTACGAGCCCGAGGAGGAGGGCGGCATCGCCTTCCTGCGCCTGCGCTCGTCGGTCGTCGCCGGTCGCACCCGGGTCTTCGCGGTCGCCGCCCTGGCGAGCCGCGGCATCGAGCGGCTCGACGGCACGCTCCTGGCCGCCGCACCGGGCACCGAGCCCGAGGTGCTCGACGCGATCACGACCGGCGCGGACGACGTGCTCGGCGCGACCGCCGACGCGCTCGGCGCCGAGGGCTCCGTCATCCTCGTCGGCGAGCGTGCCGCGACGGTGCCCGGTGCCCTGACCGCGGTGCTGCGACTCGCGGAGCGCACGGGGGCACGCGTCGCGTGGATCCCGCGGCGTGCCGGTGAGCGCGGTGCGATCGAGGCCGGCACGCTGCCGACGCTGCTGCCGGGCGGGCGTCCGGTCGCCGACCCGTCGGCGCGCGTCGACGTGGCCGCCGTCTGGGGCGTCGACGACCTGCCCACGACGCCGGGTCGCAGCGCGGACGAGATCCTCGCCGCCGCCGCGGCCGGTCGGCTCGGGGCGCTCGTCGTCGGTGGTGTGGACCCCGCCGACCACGCGGACCCGGTGCTCGCCCGGGCCGCGCTCGACGCCGTGCCCTTCCTCGTCTCGCTCGAGGTGCGGCGCAGCGAGGTCACCGACCGCGCGGACGTCGTGCTCCCCGTGGCGCCGCCGGTCGAGAAGGCCGGCACGTTCGTCACCTGGGAGGGGCGTCCGCGCCCGTTCGCGCAGGTGCTCACGACGACCCACCTGTCCGACTTCCGCGTGCTGGACCGGCTGGCCGACGCCATGGGGGCCGACCTCGGTCTGCTCACGCTGGCGGACGTGCACGCCGAGCTGGACCAGCTCGGCGGCTGGGACGGCGGCCGTGTCGAGCAGCCCGCGACGAGCCCGGCCGAACCGCCCGCGGTGCCCCCGGGTCACGCGGTGCTCGCGACATGGCACCAGCTGCTCGACGCCGGTCGCCTGCAGGACGGTGAGCCGTACCTGGCCGGCACTGCCAAGCAGCCGGTCGCGCGCGTCTCGCCGGTGACCGCGCAGGCGGCCGGTCTCGCCGACGGCGACGACGTGGCCGTCAGCACGGACCGCGGCACCGTCACGGCAGCCGTGCAGGTCACCGACATGGCCGACCACGTCGTGTGGCTCCCGACGAACCCCCGGGGTGCCGCGGTGCGCGACGTGCTCGGCGGGGTCGGCGGCACGGTCGTCCGGCTCGCTCCCGCGGGCCGCAGCGACGCCCCGGGCGTCACGGCGCACGCAGGCTCCGGGCTGACCGGGGACACCGCGGAGGCCGTCGCCGGCGTCCGCGTGGACGAGGAGGAGCGGGCATGA
- a CDS encoding NADH-quinone oxidoreductase subunit J, which translates to MNPLLTALPAAAGALTDSGQTSTAEAVLFWVLAPLMVLAALGLLLARKAVHAALAVIFIMISLAFMYVAQGAEFLGVVQVVVYTGAVMMLFLFVLMLVGVDRSDSLVETIRGQRWIGVLAGLGLGVVLAGVVGRATYDPPVGLAAANAPSNPEAVAHLLFADHVLAMEAVGALLVVAALGALVLTHRGRLVPKVGQRERAERRLRDGVHPVSLPAPGVYARHNAMDVPALLPDGTPLESSVPRVLRVRGQEADAREYAARIDRVLAGGWAIGAGTFTSDDEYVGGPEGTVAGGVVVHDPVAGPDGPADRPTDAPTHDEEDGR; encoded by the coding sequence GTGAACCCGCTGCTCACCGCGCTGCCGGCTGCCGCCGGCGCGCTGACGGACTCCGGCCAGACGAGCACCGCCGAGGCCGTGCTGTTCTGGGTCCTCGCGCCGCTCATGGTGCTCGCGGCGCTGGGCCTGCTCCTGGCACGCAAGGCCGTGCACGCGGCGCTGGCGGTCATCTTCATCATGATCTCGCTCGCGTTCATGTACGTCGCCCAGGGGGCCGAGTTCCTCGGCGTCGTGCAGGTCGTCGTCTACACCGGCGCCGTGATGATGCTCTTCCTGTTCGTCCTCATGCTCGTCGGCGTCGACCGCTCGGACTCGCTCGTGGAGACCATCCGCGGGCAGCGCTGGATCGGCGTGCTCGCGGGCCTCGGGCTGGGTGTCGTGCTCGCCGGCGTCGTCGGACGAGCCACGTACGACCCGCCGGTCGGGCTCGCGGCGGCGAACGCGCCGTCGAACCCCGAGGCCGTCGCGCACCTGCTCTTCGCCGACCACGTGCTGGCCATGGAGGCTGTCGGCGCCCTGCTGGTCGTCGCCGCGCTCGGTGCCCTGGTGCTCACCCACCGCGGTCGCCTGGTGCCGAAGGTGGGCCAGCGCGAGCGCGCCGAGCGCCGCCTGCGCGACGGCGTGCACCCGGTCTCGCTGCCTGCGCCCGGCGTCTACGCCCGGCACAACGCCATGGACGTCCCGGCGCTGCTGCCGGACGGCACCCCGCTCGAGAGCTCCGTGCCGCGCGTGCTGCGCGTGCGCGGGCAGGAGGCGGACGCGCGCGAGTACGCGGCGCGCATCGACCGTGTCCTCGCGGGCGGCTGGGCGATCGGCGCGGGCACGTTCACGTCCGACGACGAGTACGTCGGGGGCCCGGAGGGCACCGTCGCCGGTGGGGTCGTCGTGCACGACCCCGTCGCCGGGCCGGACGGCCCCGCGGACCGGCCGACCGACGCCCCGACCCACGACGAGGAGGACGGCCGGTGA
- the nuoL gene encoding NADH-quinone oxidoreductase subunit L gives MHTLISLTAPAVLPAVDPVVAAPEWSGGQAAVWLVALPLLSAAVLLLLGRRADRWGHWLGVLASAGAFVVGVVLLLAVLGQPAGQRVHDVHLATWLDAGALSIDAGLRVDPLSLTFVLLVTFVGTLIHVYSVAYMEHDAARRRFFAYLNLFVAAMLLLVLADSYVLLFVGWEGVGLASYLLIGFWNHHTPYAVAAKKAFVANRIGDVGLLIAMGLLFATFGSLDFATVEAGAASGDVSQGTLTAIGLMLLLAACGKSAQFPLQSWLGDAMAGPTPVSALIHAATMVTAGVYLIIRSGAVFTAAPTAQLVVAIVGAITLLFGAIVGCAKDDIKKALAASTMSQIGYMVLAAGLGPIGYAFAIFHLVTHGFFKAGMFLGAGSVMHGMDDQVDMRRFGGLGRYMKITYFTFMAGWLAILGIPPFAGFFSKDKIIEAAFVPVDGQPWRAWVFGSVALIGAGITAFYMSRLFFMTFEGQKRWSRKKDGSEQHPHESPALMTWPMIVLAVGSVGLGWVLSSVGFVEWLEPSVGHAEHGEPVLAVPVLIGLTLVAVALGLVLAWRHYAVSTVPVTPPLGTAVTRAARADLYQDAVNDALLVAPGQYLTRSLVYGDKAVVDGAVTGVARATVGVGDVVRRVQNGFARSYAAVMVVGVVALAVVVLAVRG, from the coding sequence GTGCACACCCTGATCTCCCTGACCGCGCCTGCCGTGCTGCCGGCGGTCGACCCGGTCGTCGCTGCCCCCGAGTGGAGCGGCGGGCAGGCGGCCGTCTGGCTCGTCGCGCTGCCGCTGCTGTCCGCCGCGGTGCTCCTGCTGCTCGGCCGCCGTGCCGACCGGTGGGGCCACTGGCTCGGCGTCCTCGCCTCGGCCGGCGCCTTCGTCGTCGGCGTCGTGCTGCTCCTGGCCGTGCTCGGCCAGCCCGCCGGCCAGCGCGTGCACGACGTGCACCTGGCCACGTGGCTGGACGCGGGTGCCCTGAGCATCGACGCCGGTCTGCGGGTGGACCCGCTGTCGCTGACGTTCGTCCTGCTCGTGACCTTCGTCGGCACCCTGATCCACGTGTACTCCGTGGCGTACATGGAGCACGACGCGGCGCGGCGCCGGTTCTTCGCCTACCTCAACCTCTTCGTCGCGGCCATGCTGCTGCTGGTCCTGGCGGACTCCTACGTGCTGCTGTTCGTCGGCTGGGAGGGCGTCGGCCTCGCGTCGTACCTGCTCATCGGCTTCTGGAACCACCACACGCCGTACGCGGTCGCCGCGAAGAAGGCGTTCGTGGCCAACCGCATCGGCGACGTCGGCCTCCTGATCGCGATGGGGCTGCTGTTCGCGACGTTCGGCAGCCTGGACTTCGCGACGGTCGAGGCGGGTGCCGCGTCCGGCGACGTCTCGCAGGGCACGCTCACCGCGATCGGCCTCATGCTCCTGCTCGCCGCGTGCGGCAAGTCGGCGCAGTTCCCGCTGCAGTCCTGGCTCGGTGACGCGATGGCGGGCCCGACGCCGGTGTCCGCGCTCATCCACGCCGCGACCATGGTCACCGCGGGCGTGTACCTCATCATCCGGTCGGGCGCCGTGTTCACGGCGGCGCCGACCGCCCAGCTCGTCGTCGCGATCGTCGGTGCGATCACCCTGCTGTTCGGGGCGATCGTCGGCTGCGCCAAGGACGACATCAAGAAGGCGCTGGCCGCCTCGACGATGTCGCAGATCGGGTACATGGTGCTGGCCGCCGGCCTCGGGCCCATCGGCTACGCGTTCGCGATCTTCCACCTGGTGACGCACGGCTTCTTCAAGGCCGGCATGTTCCTCGGTGCCGGCTCCGTCATGCACGGCATGGACGACCAGGTCGACATGCGGCGCTTCGGCGGCCTCGGCCGGTACATGAAGATCACGTACTTCACGTTCATGGCGGGCTGGCTCGCGATCCTCGGGATCCCGCCCTTCGCCGGGTTCTTCAGCAAGGACAAGATCATCGAGGCGGCGTTCGTGCCCGTCGACGGTCAGCCGTGGCGCGCGTGGGTCTTCGGCAGTGTCGCGCTCATCGGCGCGGGCATCACCGCCTTCTACATGTCCCGCCTGTTCTTCATGACGTTCGAGGGGCAGAAGCGCTGGAGCAGGAAGAAGGACGGTAGCGAGCAGCACCCGCACGAGTCCCCGGCGCTCATGACGTGGCCGATGATCGTGCTCGCGGTCGGGTCCGTCGGTCTGGGCTGGGTGCTCTCGAGCGTCGGCTTCGTGGAGTGGCTCGAGCCGTCCGTCGGGCACGCCGAGCACGGCGAGCCCGTGCTCGCGGTACCGGTCCTCATCGGGCTCACGCTCGTCGCCGTGGCGCTCGGGCTCGTCCTCGCGTGGCGCCACTACGCGGTCTCGACCGTGCCGGTGACGCCGCCCCTGGGCACCGCGGTCACCCGCGCCGCCCGCGCCGACCTCTACCAGGACGCCGTCAACGACGCGCTGCTCGTCGCACCCGGCCAGTACCTCACGCGGTCGCTGGTGTACGGCGACAAGGCCGTGGTCGACGGTGCGGTGACCGGGGTCGCCCGGGCGACGGTCGGCGTCGGTGACGTCGTCCGCCGCGTCCAGAACGGGTTCGCCCGCTCGTACGCCGCCGTCATGGTCGTCGGCGTCGTCGCGCTGGCGGTCGTCGTCCTCGCCGTGCGCGGCTGA